From the Mycoplasmatota bacterium genome, one window contains:
- a CDS encoding methylaspartate mutase subunit S yields MADKKTIVIGVIGSDVHAVGNKIIEYALTNANFNVINVGVLSTQEDFINAAIETNADGILVSSLYGHGELDCQGMREKCDEAGLDNILLYIGGNIVVGKQDFKEVEERFKKLGFDRVYPPGVKIETGIEDLKIDLNIK; encoded by the coding sequence ATGGCTGATAAAAAAACAATAGTAATCGGTGTGATTGGGTCTGATGTGCATGCTGTTGGAAATAAGATTATTGAATATGCCTTAACAAACGCTAATTTTAATGTCATCAATGTTGGTGTTTTATCTACACAAGAAGATTTTATTAATGCAGCGATAGAAACAAATGCAGATGGAATTTTAGTATCATCATTATATGGACATGGAGAACTTGATTGTCAAGGAATGAGAGAAAAATGTGATGAAGCAGGTCTTGATAATATCCTATTATATATTGGTGGGAATATTGTTGTTGGTAAACAAGATTTTAAAGAAGTAGAAGAACGATTTAAAAAATTAGGTTTTGATCGCGTTTATCCACCTGGAGTAAAAATTGAGACTGGAATAGAAGATTTAAAAATAGACTTAAATATTAAATAG
- the citX gene encoding citrate lyase holo-[acyl-carrier protein] synthase — protein sequence MNKILEARDNRVSLIESLLKKGIVISLRCNYPGKNKKNRYTDKVINYMNEVIKERFNVSESQYIDEGEGPVYLYVLTDTRSKGVKLSAIGIENQHLLGRLVDIDVYDKTIKSLSRHDFQVPSRKCYLCDEEAVNCIVHKRHSLETLIHFFHQTVDLYEKLPIDIIEYTNQAMLYELFTYPSFGLVSPYSSGAHQDMDYFTFIDSISVLNKYMLQFAYLAYQEKQIEKMLDEAINIGKVCEKEMFCKTKGVNTHKGLIFVLGTLVMSSIKMFYHNDSFDKIFENCRIITKNKLHELNQIDDNKLSNGEKVYLKYQKEGVRKEASLGFPIIQEALKYLDLENKDSLIKTLIYIMSLCEDTTIIHRKGLDGLEYVKKTMNHLMKEGFDNKLLLKINDQFIKEGISPGGSADLLCGTIFLSLIKNKMIKRREKWLIKKQ from the coding sequence ATGAATAAGATATTAGAAGCAAGAGATAATCGCGTCAGTTTAATTGAATCATTACTAAAAAAAGGAATTGTGATTTCATTAAGATGTAATTATCCCGGTAAAAATAAAAAGAATAGATATACAGATAAAGTCATCAATTATATGAATGAAGTGATAAAAGAAAGATTTAATGTCAGTGAATCTCAATATATTGATGAAGGTGAAGGACCAGTTTATCTTTATGTTTTAACTGATACACGTAGTAAAGGCGTGAAATTAAGTGCAATCGGTATTGAAAATCAGCATCTATTAGGTCGTCTAGTTGATATTGATGTTTATGATAAAACGATAAAAAGTTTATCACGTCATGATTTTCAAGTCCCTTCACGAAAGTGTTACCTTTGTGATGAAGAAGCAGTTAATTGCATCGTCCACAAAAGGCATTCATTAGAAACGTTAATTCATTTCTTTCATCAAACAGTAGATTTATATGAAAAACTACCTATAGATATAATTGAGTATACCAATCAAGCGATGTTATATGAATTGTTTACATATCCATCATTTGGACTGGTATCACCTTATTCAAGTGGTGCTCATCAAGACATGGACTATTTTACTTTTATTGATAGTATCTCAGTATTAAATAAGTATATGCTTCAATTTGCTTATTTAGCATATCAAGAGAAACAGATTGAAAAAATGCTTGATGAGGCGATTAATATAGGAAAAGTTTGTGAGAAGGAGATGTTTTGTAAAACTAAGGGAGTTAATACTCATAAAGGACTAATATTTGTCTTAGGCACCTTAGTTATGAGTTCTATAAAAATGTTTTATCATAATGATTCATTTGATAAGATATTTGAAAATTGCAGAATTATAACAAAAAATAAATTACATGAATTAAATCAAATTGATGATAATAAATTAAGTAATGGTGAAAAAGTATATTTAAAATATCAGAAGGAAGGAGTTAGAAAAGAAGCTAGTCTAGGATTCCCAATAATTCAAGAGGCGCTAAAATATTTGGACTTAGAAAATAAAGATTCACTAATAAAAACCTTAATTTATATCATGAGTTTATGTGAGGATACAACGATCATACATAGAAAAGGATTAGATGGTTTAGAATATGTTAAAAAGACCATGAATCATTTAATGAAGGAAGGATTTGATAATAAGTTATTGTTAAAAATTAATGATCAGTTTATAAAAGAAGGAATAAGCCCTGGTGGTTCAGCTGACTTACTATGTGGGACAATATTTCTTTCGTTAATTAAAAATAAAATGATAAAGAGGAGAGAAAAATGGCTGATAAAAAAACAATAG
- a CDS encoding glutamate mutase L produces the protein MNNAYLLIDFGSTYTKLTLVDIEKEEIIATSKSITTVETNIMEGFDKAFHLLKQKYDENKIKIIKKLACSSAAGGLKMVTIGLVPELTVEAGKRAALGAGARVLKTYSYEITNDEVNEIKNMKVDIILLSGGTDGGNKKIIIENAKKIAVNLKHIPIIVAGNKCALDEVRTIFDEHNIHYITTENVMPKLNEINVIPVREKIREVFMKNIIKSKGMDGAEAFIDGILTPTPAAVLKASEILSKGTNRLSGIGDLIVVDIGGATTDVHSLAEGYPSKSGINLKGLQEPFAKRTVEGDLGMRYSALALLEAGGEKMIKEFTSTEDILKKCRYRHDNIEFVPQNKEDIDFDEALAKVATKLALNRHVGYIEIAYTPLGEVFNQYGKDLLEVNYIIGTGGVIVHSHHPLEILELGMFSKQEPTLLKPKNPVIKVDESYILSAMGLLAYDLPDCAFRIMKKYIIDK, from the coding sequence ATGAATAATGCCTATCTATTAATTGATTTTGGCAGTACTTATACAAAATTAACATTAGTGGACATTGAAAAAGAAGAAATTATTGCAACGAGTAAATCAATAACAACTGTTGAAACAAATATCATGGAAGGTTTTGACAAAGCTTTTCATTTATTAAAACAGAAGTATGATGAGAATAAAATAAAAATTATCAAAAAACTAGCTTGTTCTTCTGCAGCTGGTGGTCTTAAAATGGTGACGATTGGTCTTGTTCCAGAATTGACTGTAGAAGCAGGTAAAAGAGCCGCATTAGGTGCAGGTGCACGTGTCTTAAAGACTTATAGTTATGAAATAACTAATGATGAAGTTAATGAAATTAAAAACATGAAAGTGGATATTATTTTACTATCAGGTGGAACTGATGGTGGAAATAAAAAAATAATTATTGAAAATGCGAAGAAAATTGCCGTTAATTTAAAACACATTCCTATTATTGTTGCAGGTAATAAATGTGCTTTAGATGAAGTAAGAACAATCTTTGATGAACATAATATTCATTATATAACTACTGAAAATGTCATGCCTAAATTAAATGAAATTAATGTAATCCCTGTACGTGAGAAAATTAGAGAAGTCTTCATGAAAAATATTATTAAATCAAAAGGAATGGATGGCGCAGAAGCTTTTATCGATGGTATATTAACACCAACACCTGCTGCAGTATTAAAAGCTAGCGAGATACTTTCTAAAGGAACCAATCGATTATCAGGAATTGGTGATTTAATAGTCGTTGATATCGGAGGTGCTACAACCGATGTTCATTCTTTAGCAGAAGGTTATCCATCTAAATCAGGAATTAATTTAAAGGGGTTACAAGAACCGTTTGCGAAAAGAACAGTTGAAGGAGATTTAGGGATGAGATATTCTGCACTTGCTTTATTAGAAGCAGGTGGTGAGAAAATGATAAAAGAATTTACATCAACAGAAGATATCTTGAAGAAATGTCGTTACCGACATGATAATATTGAATTCGTACCTCAAAATAAAGAAGACATTGATTTTGATGAGGCATTGGCGAAGGTTGCCACTAAACTAGCACTTAACAGGCATGTAGGATATATTGAAATTGCTTATACACCTTTAGGTGAAGTATTTAATCAATATGGTAAAGATTTATTAGAAGTTAACTATATCATAGGAACCGGTGGGGTTATTGTTCATAGTCACCATCCATTAGAGATATTAGAATTGGGGATGTTTTCAAAACAAGAGCCTACCTTATTAAAACCCAAAAATCCTGTTATAAAAGTTGATGAAAGTTATATTTTATCAGCAATGGGATTATTAGCATACGATTTACCAGATTGTGCTTTTCGAATAATGAAAAAATATATAATTGATAAATAG